The following coding sequences lie in one Arachis hypogaea cultivar Tifrunner chromosome 9, arahy.Tifrunner.gnm2.J5K5, whole genome shotgun sequence genomic window:
- the LOC140175124 gene encoding uncharacterized protein — protein MCDTSNYAVGAALAQREGKDPYIIAYASKSLDGAHSNCLMKKHGIIHKVATAYHPQTNGQAEVFNREIKRVVEKIVKTHRRDWSSRLGDALWAYRTAYKTQIGMSPFRLVYRNACQIPVEVELKAYWTVKECNSGLGGARVERKLQLEEL, from the exons ATGTGCGACACATCTAACTATGCGGTAGGAGCGgcactggctcagcgcgaaggtaaggatccctaTATCATAGCTTATGCTTCTAAGAGTTTAGATGGTGCCCATTCTAACT GTTTGATGAAGAAACATGGCATCATTCACAAGGTGGcgacagcttaccatccccaaacaaatgGCCAGGCTGAGGTGTTTAATAGAGAGATCAAGCGCGTAGTCGAGAAGATTGTTAAAACTCATAGAAGGGATTGGAGCTCTAGGCTTGgagatgcgctttgggcttatcggacagctTACAAGACACAGATTGGCATGAGCCCGTTCCGCCTAGTCTACAGAAATGCTTGTCAAATTCCGGTAGAGGTGGAACTCAAGGCTTATTGGACTGTGAAGGAATGTAACTCAGGATTGGGAGGAGCTAGAGTCGAAAGGAAACTGCAACTAGAAGAATTGTAG
- the LOC112709165 gene encoding uncharacterized protein, giving the protein MGAIPEKCGDPGRCMVTCTIGGVQFFYYMCDLGACVSIMPLSVYDALKLLPLKRSAAHFILADKSIIFVVGIAEDVLVSIKGLIFPIDFYILEMPPNDSGRPSYILLRRPFLKTSWFKLDAFSGTYSFEIDGRAVSFNFDDAMKHPPEDHSIFQCDIIDEIMAEVHHGIVDEKNIVQGASVGKPPEYDKDTLLPLVLPDNQVPSHELNMELKPLSPHLKYPYLEDDQKLLVFIAKELTSQ; this is encoded by the coding sequence ATGGGTGCTATACCGGAAAAATGTGGTGATCCCGGTCGTTGTATGGTTACTTGCACTATAGGTGgtgtacaatttttttattacatgtgTGACCTAGGTGCTTGTGTCAGCATTATGCCGTTATCTGTGTATGATGCATTGAAACTTTTGCCATTGAAAAGATCAGCAGCCCATTTtattttggcagataaaagcataatttTTGTGGTTGGCATTGCGGAAGACGtcttggtgagcattaaggggttgaTTTTCCCTATTGATTTCTACATTcttgagatgccccctaatgactcaggaagaccatcgtATATCTTGCTTAGGAGGCCGTTCTTGAAGACCTCTTGGtttaaattggatgccttctcgGGTACCtattcctttgaaatagatggaagAGCAGTGAGTTTCAACTTTGATGATGctatgaagcatccaccggaagaccattctatcttccagtgtgatattATTGATGAAATTATGGCCGAAGTCCACCATGGTATAGTTGATGAGAAGAACATAGttcaaggtgcaagtgtggggaaaccccCTGAATATGATAAAGACACCTTGCTACCTCTGGTGCTACCGGATAATCAAGTGCCAAGCCATGAGCTAAAcatggaattaaagcccctttcACCTCATCTCAAGTATCCTTATCTTGAAGATGATCAAAAGCTCCTGGTGTTCATTGCAAAAGAGCTTACATCCCAATAA